Below is a genomic region from Rhodospirillum centenum SW.
CGGCTGGGTGACGGCCAGCTACACCCTCTCGGCGGCGCTGTCGGGCATCGTCTCCGCCCTGTTCATCGACCGCTACGACCGCCGCCCGGCGTTGGGCATCGCCATGACGGGGCTGGTGCTGTGCAACGTGGCGGCGGGGCTTGCGGTGGATCTGGCCAGCCTGATGGTGGCGCGGGCCGCCGCCGGGATGTTCGGCGGTCCGGCGGGGGCGCTGGCCATCGCCGTGGTTGCCGACAACGTGCCGCCGGAGCGGCGCGGCCGGGCCATGGGCACGGTGATGGGGGGGCTGTCGGTCAGCTCCGTCGTCGGCCTGCCGCTGTCGCTGGAGCTGGCGCGGCTGGCCGGCTGGCGCAGCACCTTCTTCACCGTGGCGGCGCTGGGCCTCGTGATCGTCGCCGCGGCGCTGTTCCTGCTGCCGCCGCAGCGCCGCCATCTGGCCGAGGCGGAGGCCGGGGGCGCCGCACCCGCCGGGACAGGCGTCATGGCCGCCGCCGCGTCGGCGGTGATGCGGCTGCTGCGCATCGCCGCCCGGCCGAACGCGCTGCTGGCGCTGGCGCTGGCGGCGGTCGCCATCGTGCCCGGTTTCCTGGTGGTGACGAACCTCGCCGTCTATGTCCAGTTCAACCTGGGCTTCCCGCGCGAACAGCTCGGCCTGCTCTACATGATCGGCGGGGCGGTCAGCTTCTTCGGCATGCGCTGGACCGGGCAGGCGGTGGACCGCTTCGGCTCCACCGGGGTGACGACGGTGACGACGCTGGCGCTGGTGACGCTGATCTACCTGCTGTACCTGGACTGGTCCTGGCTGGCGCTGCCGGTGATGGCCCTGGTGCCGACCTGGATTCTGTTCAACACCGCCCGCATGGTGGCGCAGAACACCGCCATCTCCAAGGTGCCGGCGGCGGCAGAGCGGGCCGGCTTCATGGCGCTGGTGCAGTCCGTCACCCAGGTCTCGGCGGCGGCCGGGGCGGTGCTGGGCGCGGCGATCCTGGACACCGCGCCCGACGGCCGGCTGGAGCACATGCCGACCGTGGCCGGGCTCGCCATCGCCATCGGCATCGCGGGGCCGCCGCTGATGTGGGCGCTGGAGCGGCGGCTGCCGCGGTCCGCACCGGAAAGCCACCGGGTCAAGGCCGCGGCCCAGGTCTCGGCGCCCGAGCGCTGAGACCGGCCAACCGTTGCCGTCAGGTGACAATCCCTACCTCAAGCCGGGATTTTTCGAAAATGTCGTTGCCGCCCCTTGCGCTGCAACGCACAGTCCTGTCGTGAAGATGTCACGAAAGGGAGGTCCGGACGAACGGACCCCCGCAGGGGAAGTCCACCTGCGCCGATAATGAAAACGACAGGAGGCATGATGTTGACGCGGAAGTCCACGGTTGCCCGTCTCGGTCTGTTCCTGGGGGCCTGCGCCGCCCTGCTGCCGGAAACCGCCCGGGCGCAGACCTCCCCTGAACCGACGGAAGAGATCATCGTCACCGGCACGCGCCGGCTGGACCGCACGGTGTCGCAGTCGCCGGTGCCCATCGACGTGATCCCGACGGCCGATCTGCAACGCTCCGGCCTGGGCGAACTGAACAAGGTCCTGAACAGCCTCGTCCCCTCCTACAACTTCCCGCAGCCGACCGTCACCGACGGCACCGACCATATCCGGCCGGCCACGCTGCGCGGGCTGGGGCC
It encodes:
- a CDS encoding MFS transporter, with translation MGSVQFVSVLSFMIVMPLGPDFTLALGIPPSHVGWVTASYTLSAALSGIVSALFIDRYDRRPALGIAMTGLVLCNVAAGLAVDLASLMVARAAAGMFGGPAGALAIAVVADNVPPERRGRAMGTVMGGLSVSSVVGLPLSLELARLAGWRSTFFTVAALGLVIVAAALFLLPPQRRHLAEAEAGGAAPAGTGVMAAAASAVMRLLRIAARPNALLALALAAVAIVPGFLVVTNLAVYVQFNLGFPREQLGLLYMIGGAVSFFGMRWTGQAVDRFGSTGVTTVTTLALVTLIYLLYLDWSWLALPVMALVPTWILFNTARMVAQNTAISKVPAAAERAGFMALVQSVTQVSAAAGAVLGAAILDTAPDGRLEHMPTVAGLAIAIGIAGPPLMWALERRLPRSAPESHRVKAAAQVSAPER